The proteins below are encoded in one region of Desulfobacterales bacterium:
- a CDS encoding GNAT family N-acetyltransferase — protein MNDMDTPSWEQMVIPPEKALKKIEPGMCIFLSTGAAEPRTLVRELMNSNADNLQDLELFQLLSFGDAISIQKLQTQKFRLKTFFSGWVAKEAITAGRVDLIPSRFSRLTQLIDSRRIPFDVAFIQISPPNRLGYCSFGISVDVARQVMHQAGVVVGEINPDVPQTLGNTFVSINEFDLLVKATEKPIYFDRWPEDEVFDRVAANVASAIEDGSCIAFSIGPLYEPLGRHLMNKKNLGVHTPIFTDALMDLVKSGAVSNRYKEHFPGKSLTSYAMGTQELMAWLDQNPLVEFQGIDKVFNPMRIGRNPRFVAVANIRKTDLTGRIALHVGKSNITTDPSEVIDFVNGAEISPGGYTIFALPSRNLKGESNIRGSLEDVPNQLNVRESVDLVVTEYGVANLNGRTIRERAQALIEVAHPDDRQWLIEEAKKQNIIYGDQIFLAESAHLYPADIYTRQTFKNNVEVRFRPMRPSDEEEMRRLFYRFSDESVYYRYFTPLKTMPHSKMQEYVNIDYSQVMSIVGLVGDLGKGHIISEARYVRHKDRPYADVAFIVDEEYQNLGIATYLYKLLMRLAKERGLQGFTADVLPANKEMMRVFEKGDAEVKATLEHGVYCLTIPFFSS, from the coding sequence ATGAATGATATGGATACCCCATCCTGGGAACAAATGGTCATCCCGCCGGAAAAGGCACTGAAAAAGATCGAGCCCGGCATGTGCATCTTTTTGAGCACGGGTGCGGCCGAACCGCGCACCCTGGTCCGGGAACTGATGAACTCGAATGCGGACAATCTGCAGGACCTTGAGTTGTTTCAGCTGTTGAGCTTCGGGGATGCCATCTCCATCCAGAAACTGCAGACCCAGAAATTCCGGCTGAAAACCTTTTTCTCCGGCTGGGTGGCCAAGGAGGCCATTACCGCCGGACGCGTGGATTTGATCCCCAGCCGGTTCTCCCGGCTGACCCAGTTAATCGATTCCCGCCGGATTCCCTTTGATGTGGCGTTTATCCAGATTTCCCCGCCCAATCGGCTGGGCTACTGCAGCTTCGGGATCTCCGTGGATGTGGCCCGGCAGGTCATGCATCAGGCAGGCGTTGTGGTGGGTGAGATAAACCCGGATGTGCCCCAGACGTTAGGCAACACCTTTGTCTCCATTAACGAATTCGATCTTTTGGTCAAGGCCACGGAAAAACCGATCTATTTTGACCGGTGGCCGGAGGATGAGGTGTTTGACCGGGTCGCCGCCAACGTGGCCTCCGCCATTGAGGACGGCTCCTGTATCGCATTCTCCATCGGTCCCTTATATGAGCCCCTGGGCCGGCACCTGATGAACAAGAAAAACCTTGGGGTGCATACGCCGATATTTACGGATGCCCTGATGGATCTGGTAAAAAGCGGGGCGGTGTCCAACCGCTACAAGGAACATTTCCCAGGCAAATCCCTTACCTCCTATGCCATGGGCACCCAGGAATTAATGGCCTGGCTGGACCAGAATCCGCTGGTGGAGTTTCAGGGGATTGACAAGGTCTTCAACCCCATGCGTATCGGCCGGAATCCGAGATTTGTGGCTGTCGCCAACATCCGAAAGACCGATTTGACCGGACGGATCGCCCTTCATGTGGGCAAAAGCAATATCACCACCGACCCCTCGGAGGTGATCGATTTTGTAAACGGCGCAGAGATCTCCCCGGGCGGCTACACTATATTTGCCCTGCCCAGCCGGAACCTGAAAGGCGAATCCAATATCCGGGGCTCGCTTGAGGATGTGCCCAATCAGTTGAATGTCCGGGAATCCGTGGATCTTGTAGTAACCGAGTACGGGGTGGCCAACTTAAACGGCCGCACCATCCGGGAGCGCGCCCAGGCCCTTATTGAAGTCGCCCATCCCGATGACCGCCAGTGGCTGATCGAGGAGGCCAAAAAGCAGAATATCATTTACGGGGATCAGATTTTTCTGGCTGAAAGCGCCCATCTATATCCGGCGGATATCTATACCCGCCAGACCTTTAAGAACAATGTGGAGGTCCGTTTCCGGCCGATGCGCCCCTCTGACGAGGAGGAGATGCGGCGGCTGTTCTACCGGTTCTCGGATGAATCGGTTTATTACCGGTATTTCACGCCCCTTAAGACCATGCCGCATTCCAAGATGCAGGAATATGTCAATATCGACTACAGCCAGGTAATGTCCATCGTCGGCCTGGTAGGCGATCTGGGCAAAGGCCATATCATTTCTGAGGCCCGGTACGTGAGGCATAAGGACCGCCCCTATGCGGATGTGGCCTTTATCGTGGATGAGGAGTACCAGAACCTGGGTATCGCCACCTATCTCTACAAGCTTTTGATGCGGCTCGCCAAGGAGCGCGGTCTACAGGGCTTTACCGCGGATGTTCTCCCGGCCAATAAAGAAATGATGCGGGTATTTGAAAAAGGCGATGCCGAGGTCAAGGCCACCCTGGAGCACGGGGTCTACTGCCTGACCATCCCATTCTTCAGTTCATAG
- the tgt gene encoding tRNA guanosine(34) transglycosylase Tgt codes for MLEFTITAESSQTRARTGRMQTRRGTVVTPIFMPVGTAGSVKAVSPEDLVDCGAQIILGNTYHLYLRPGCEVIDEFDGLHRFMNWHGPVLTDSGGFQIFSLAKISRVTENGFSFQSHIDGSPHLITPEDAVAIQTRLGADIIMCLDQCISYPATETEAKNALDLTTRWAHRCRAAWEEGRSDNALFGIVQGGMYPALRQKSAEALIQMDFPGYAVGGLSVGEPKPLMMEMADMTLPLLPAEKPRYVMGVGTPLDLVRMVAMGADMFDCVMPTRNARNGQLFTDHGPINISNARFRTDTRPIADTCGCYTCQNFSRAYLHHLYRSREILVYRLNTIHNLYYYLNLMQRIRSAIFEDRFGKFAADFYRKQGADF; via the coding sequence ATGCTTGAATTCACGATCACCGCCGAATCCAGCCAGACCCGGGCCCGAACCGGCCGCATGCAGACCCGCCGCGGAACGGTTGTCACCCCGATTTTTATGCCCGTGGGCACCGCCGGCAGCGTCAAGGCGGTCTCACCCGAGGATTTAGTCGACTGCGGGGCCCAAATCATTCTCGGAAACACCTATCACCTCTATCTTCGGCCCGGCTGCGAAGTCATTGACGAATTTGACGGGCTCCACCGGTTTATGAACTGGCACGGCCCGGTCCTGACAGACAGCGGCGGCTTCCAGATATTTTCCCTGGCCAAAATCTCCAGGGTCACGGAAAACGGGTTTTCCTTTCAGAGCCACATCGACGGCTCCCCCCATTTAATAACCCCGGAGGATGCGGTGGCCATCCAGACCCGGCTGGGCGCGGATATTATCATGTGCCTGGATCAGTGCATTTCATATCCGGCAACAGAGACGGAAGCCAAAAACGCCCTGGATCTCACCACCCGCTGGGCGCATCGATGCAGGGCCGCCTGGGAAGAAGGCCGCTCAGACAATGCGCTTTTCGGCATTGTCCAGGGGGGGATGTATCCGGCGCTTCGGCAAAAATCGGCGGAAGCGCTTATCCAAATGGACTTTCCCGGCTATGCCGTGGGGGGATTAAGCGTCGGGGAACCCAAGCCCCTGATGATGGAGATGGCGGATATGACGCTGCCGCTTCTTCCTGCGGAGAAGCCCCGCTATGTCATGGGCGTGGGCACACCGCTGGATCTCGTCCGGATGGTCGCCATGGGGGCGGATATGTTCGACTGCGTCATGCCCACCCGAAACGCCCGAAACGGGCAGCTCTTTACCGATCACGGCCCGATCAATATCTCAAACGCCCGGTTTCGGACCGACACCCGGCCCATCGCCGATACCTGCGGCTGCTATACCTGCCAAAATTTTTCCCGCGCCTACCTCCATCACCTCTACCGCTCGCGCGAGATTCTGGTCTACCGCTTAAACACCATCCATAACCTCTATTACTATCTGAACCTGATGCAACGCATCCGGTCGGCCATTTTTGAGGACCGGTTTGGGAAGTTTGCCGCCGATTTTTACCGGAAACAGGGGGCCGATTTTTAA
- a CDS encoding glycosyltransferase — MSHSPENALTAESTPQVSVIIPTFNRAWAVGKAIDSVLFQDYPNFELIVVDDGSIDQTRSLLSAYQSWIVYIHQPNQGVSAARNRGIAAASGDLIAFLDSDDYWLPGKLSEQVAFFNAHPDALICQTEEVWIRNGRRVNPRRRHQKPAGDIFIPSLELCLVSPSAVMAKKALFVEIGGFDENLPACEDYDLWLRVSSQYPVHLIEKPLIVKQGGHADQLSRQPGLDKYRIFAIEKILAGRLLTDEKYSAAVRALKEKCEIYAAGCRKRGKNGEADYYWGLSRQYGPMN, encoded by the coding sequence ATGAGTCACAGCCCGGAAAATGCATTGACGGCCGAGTCAACGCCGCAGGTGAGTGTGATCATCCCCACGTTCAACCGGGCCTGGGCGGTGGGCAAGGCTATTGATTCGGTGCTTTTCCAGGATTACCCGAATTTTGAACTCATTGTGGTCGATGACGGCAGCATAGATCAAACCCGGAGCCTGCTTTCAGCCTATCAGTCTTGGATCGTTTATATCCATCAACCCAATCAGGGGGTGAGCGCCGCCAGAAACCGCGGCATCGCCGCGGCCTCCGGCGACCTGATCGCATTTCTGGATTCCGATGATTACTGGCTGCCGGGAAAGCTTTCCGAGCAGGTCGCCTTTTTTAATGCCCATCCCGATGCCCTGATCTGCCAGACCGAAGAGGTCTGGATCCGAAACGGCCGCCGGGTTAACCCCCGCCGGCGGCATCAAAAGCCTGCCGGTGATATTTTTATCCCCTCCCTTGAACTGTGCCTGGTCAGTCCGTCTGCCGTGATGGCCAAAAAGGCGCTGTTTGTTGAAATCGGCGGATTTGATGAAAACCTGCCCGCCTGCGAGGACTATGACCTGTGGCTGCGGGTAAGCTCTCAATACCCGGTCCATTTGATTGAAAAACCGCTGATTGTTAAACAGGGCGGGCATGCCGATCAATTATCCCGCCAGCCGGGTCTGGACAAGTACCGGATTTTTGCAATTGAAAAAATCCTGGCCGGCCGCTTGCTGACCGATGAAAAATACAGCGCGGCGGTTCGGGCATTAAAAGAAAAGTGTGAGATTTATGCGGCCGGCTGCCGAAAGCGCGGGAAAAACGGGGAAGCGGATTATTATTGGGGGCTTTCGCGGCAGTATGGGCCTATGAACTGA
- a CDS encoding long-chain fatty acid--CoA ligase, with the protein MQFVDYQNVHQMLKKTIDAKSDVIAHRWFLDGEGSSESVTWGEFYDQVKQAGKSLMALDVEKGDKVIILSYTCYYWVLCDMANATIGAATVGIYQSNLAEDCKYIINHSDAVVVFAENQQQLDKLQQIREEIPNIRKVILFNGDAPANDDWVISFDEFMGLSKNISEKDLQQRIQMPTPQDTATIVYTSGTTGVPKGAVITHDNVTFTAQSVEASADVRDGDETFLFLPLAHIFARTLVNATLLIGATTNYCRSMDTITEDLKLAKPHWFPSVPRIYEKVYSKVLSGAESKGGVALKIFNWARNIGDKMADCKLNREPVPFMLGLKHKIASALVFSKLHEALGGRLRFCISGAAPLEPAIAKFFIGADVLVLEGLGMTENTSFTNVNRPDNYRIGWVGPPGPGIEQKIADDGEILFRGRNVMREYYKMPDETAETLSPEGWLHTGDLGEIDSENFLRITGRKKELIITAGGKNVAPSAIEGKMATSKYINQFCVVGDRRKFLSALVTLDEENVTEYADANGIPYNSFDDLINNEQIYKLIESEIQAKNKDLPSYETIKRFKIVPEFTVENKMMTPTMKIKKAVAMDAYQDEIEQLYS; encoded by the coding sequence ATGCAATTTGTAGACTATCAAAACGTCCACCAGATGCTCAAAAAAACGATTGATGCGAAATCCGATGTGATCGCGCATCGATGGTTTCTGGACGGCGAAGGGTCTTCTGAATCGGTTACATGGGGGGAATTCTACGACCAGGTCAAACAGGCGGGCAAAAGCCTCATGGCTCTGGACGTGGAAAAAGGGGACAAAGTCATTATCCTGAGCTATACCTGCTACTACTGGGTCTTGTGCGATATGGCCAACGCCACCATCGGCGCGGCCACAGTCGGCATCTATCAGTCCAACCTGGCGGAAGACTGTAAATATATTATCAACCATTCGGATGCCGTGGTGGTATTTGCCGAAAATCAGCAGCAGCTGGACAAACTCCAGCAAATCCGCGAGGAGATTCCCAATATCCGCAAGGTCATTCTCTTCAACGGCGATGCCCCGGCCAATGACGACTGGGTCATCAGTTTTGACGAATTCATGGGCCTATCCAAAAACATCTCGGAAAAGGATCTCCAGCAGCGCATCCAGATGCCCACCCCCCAGGATACGGCCACCATCGTCTACACCTCAGGCACCACGGGCGTGCCCAAAGGGGCGGTAATCACCCATGACAACGTTACCTTTACCGCCCAATCCGTGGAGGCAAGTGCGGATGTCCGGGACGGGGATGAGACCTTCCTGTTTCTACCCCTGGCCCATATCTTTGCGCGCACCCTCGTCAATGCCACCCTGCTGATCGGCGCCACTACCAACTACTGCCGGAGTATGGACACCATCACAGAGGATTTAAAACTGGCCAAGCCCCACTGGTTTCCAAGCGTTCCCCGCATCTATGAAAAAGTGTATTCAAAAGTTTTAAGCGGGGCGGAATCCAAAGGCGGTGTGGCCCTCAAGATTTTCAACTGGGCCAGAAACATCGGCGACAAAATGGCTGACTGCAAATTAAACCGCGAGCCGGTCCCGTTTATGCTGGGATTGAAGCACAAAATCGCCTCCGCCCTTGTGTTCAGCAAGCTCCATGAAGCCCTGGGCGGCCGCCTCCGGTTCTGCATCAGCGGCGCAGCCCCGCTGGAGCCCGCGATTGCCAAATTTTTCATCGGCGCGGATGTGCTGGTGCTCGAAGGCCTCGGCATGACGGAGAACACCTCGTTTACCAATGTGAATCGCCCGGATAACTACCGGATCGGCTGGGTCGGCCCCCCGGGCCCTGGAATTGAGCAGAAAATCGCCGATGACGGGGAGATTCTCTTCCGCGGCAGAAACGTGATGAGGGAATACTACAAAATGCCGGATGAAACCGCGGAAACGCTATCCCCCGAAGGCTGGCTCCATACCGGCGATCTCGGGGAAATCGACTCGGAAAACTTCCTGCGGATCACCGGCCGGAAAAAAGAGCTCATCATCACCGCAGGCGGTAAAAACGTTGCCCCCTCGGCCATCGAAGGAAAAATGGCGACCTCCAAATACATTAACCAGTTCTGCGTGGTGGGCGACCGCCGGAAATTCCTGTCCGCCCTGGTCACCCTGGATGAGGAAAATGTCACCGAATATGCGGATGCCAACGGCATCCCCTATAACTCCTTTGATGACCTGATCAACAATGAGCAGATTTATAAACTGATTGAAAGCGAAATCCAGGCGAAGAACAAGGATCTGCCCTCGTATGAAACCATCAAGCGCTTTAAAATCGTTCCGGAATTCACCGTGGAAAACAAAATGATGACCCCCACCATGAAGATCAAGAAAGCGGTGGCAATGGACGCCTATCAGGATGAAATTGAACAATTGTATAGCTGA
- a CDS encoding NifU family protein produces the protein MKEQVQQVLEKIRPSLQADGGDVELVDVADGVVTVKLQGACAGCPMSQMTLKNGIERILKQEIPEVKSVEPA, from the coding sequence ATGAAGGAACAAGTTCAACAGGTACTGGAGAAAATAAGGCCGTCGCTGCAGGCAGACGGCGGTGATGTGGAATTGGTGGATGTCGCGGATGGCGTGGTCACGGTAAAGCTGCAGGGCGCCTGCGCGGGCTGCCCGATGTCCCAGATGACCCTTAAAAACGGCATTGAACGGATACTCAAACAGGAAATTCCGGAAGTTAAATCCGTCGAACCAGCTTAA
- a CDS encoding pyridoxal phosphate-dependent aminotransferase — MTIATHIATFLEKSSWIRKMFEEGARLKAIHGANNVFDFSLGNPYLPPPETFRHKLKEIADSEKPGVHAYMPNPGYPFVRQSVAQYLKKEHNAEITENEILMTCGAAGGLNVILKTILDPGDEVITPAPYFVEYGFYADNHGGSLKTVQTHPDFTLDLDAIEKAITNKTKAVLINSPNNPTGQVYSEESISQLGEILSRKSRELDRTIYLLSDEPYRKIVFDGIRVPSIFAAYPDSLVATSHSKDLSIPGERIGFIAINPAAQYKTDLVSGLALANRILGFVNAPALMQRLVAELQGESVDISHYAKKRELLCNGLKDCGYDFVKPPGTFYLFPRSPIEDDVKFVQALQEELILAVPGSGFGGPGHIRLAFCVEDQTITDAMPGFEKAIRKFQ, encoded by the coding sequence ATGACGATTGCCACGCACATTGCGACATTTTTAGAAAAATCGTCGTGGATACGAAAAATGTTTGAAGAAGGGGCCCGGCTGAAAGCCATTCACGGGGCGAACAACGTGTTTGACTTCAGCCTGGGCAACCCCTACCTGCCCCCGCCGGAAACATTTCGGCATAAATTAAAGGAGATTGCCGACTCGGAAAAACCCGGCGTGCATGCCTATATGCCGAACCCGGGCTATCCGTTTGTCAGACAATCCGTGGCCCAATACCTGAAAAAAGAGCACAACGCCGAGATCACGGAAAACGAAATCCTGATGACCTGCGGGGCGGCCGGCGGCCTGAATGTGATATTAAAGACCATCCTGGATCCGGGCGACGAGGTGATTACCCCGGCGCCCTATTTTGTGGAATACGGATTCTATGCGGACAACCACGGGGGAAGCCTTAAAACCGTCCAGACCCACCCGGATTTTACCCTTGATCTGGATGCCATTGAAAAGGCGATCACGAATAAAACCAAAGCCGTGCTCATCAACTCGCCCAACAACCCCACCGGCCAGGTCTATTCAGAGGAAAGCATCAGCCAGCTGGGCGAGATCCTTTCCCGAAAAAGCCGGGAACTGGACCGGACCATTTACCTATTATCCGATGAGCCGTACCGAAAAATCGTCTTTGACGGCATCCGGGTGCCGAGCATTTTTGCCGCCTACCCGGACAGCCTGGTGGCCACATCCCATTCCAAGGATTTATCGATCCCGGGGGAGCGCATCGGATTTATCGCCATCAACCCGGCAGCCCAATATAAAACGGATCTCGTCAGCGGCCTGGCCCTTGCCAATCGAATCTTAGGATTTGTGAATGCCCCGGCCCTGATGCAGCGCCTGGTGGCTGAACTTCAGGGCGAGAGCGTGGATATCTCTCATTACGCCAAAAAACGCGAACTGCTCTGCAACGGCTTAAAAGACTGCGGCTATGATTTTGTCAAACCGCCGGGCACGTTCTACCTGTTCCCCCGCTCGCCGATTGAAGATGATGTGAAATTCGTCCAGGCGCTCCAGGAGGAGCTGATTCTGGCCGTGCCGGGCAGCGGCTTCGGCGGCCCCGGCCATATCCGGCTGGCCTTCTGCGTGGAGGATCAAACCATCACCGATGCCATGCCGGGATTTGAAAAAGCGATCAGGAAATTTCAATAA
- the amrB gene encoding AmmeMemoRadiSam system protein B, translating into MDTRKPVFAGSWYPGNAAECEKLIREFLTDERFNVQPNGGYLGGIVPHAGWVFSGSLACNVIAGLQAQENTRKPDTIIVFGMHLPPNVSGYIMAEGAWETPLGELFIDEAMARPIAEQFSLKAETANRFTPDNTIELQLPFIKYFFPEAKLVPIGPPAAATAVEIGERAAKMAESAGKTIKIVGSTDLTHYGPNFGFTPAGKGREAYNWVKDKNDRQVIDAMLDMAPETVIKEGLSNHNACCPGAAAAAIAAVKSLGAQNARFVGYSSSYEHSPGDTFVGYGGVLFY; encoded by the coding sequence ATGGATACTCGCAAGCCAGTCTTTGCCGGCAGCTGGTATCCGGGCAACGCGGCTGAATGTGAAAAACTGATTCGGGAATTTCTGACAGACGAGCGTTTCAACGTTCAGCCGAATGGCGGATATCTGGGCGGTATCGTCCCGCATGCCGGCTGGGTCTTCTCCGGCAGTCTCGCCTGCAACGTGATTGCCGGCCTGCAAGCCCAAGAAAACACCCGAAAACCGGATACCATCATAGTGTTCGGCATGCACCTGCCGCCCAACGTGTCGGGCTATATCATGGCCGAAGGGGCATGGGAGACCCCGCTGGGCGAGCTGTTCATTGATGAAGCGATGGCGCGCCCCATCGCCGAACAATTCTCACTTAAGGCGGAAACCGCCAATCGGTTTACGCCGGATAACACCATTGAACTCCAACTCCCGTTTATTAAATACTTTTTTCCCGAGGCAAAGCTTGTCCCCATCGGACCGCCGGCCGCCGCCACGGCCGTGGAGATCGGCGAAAGAGCCGCAAAAATGGCTGAATCGGCCGGCAAAACCATTAAAATCGTCGGCTCCACGGACCTCACGCATTACGGCCCCAATTTCGGATTTACGCCGGCCGGCAAGGGCCGCGAGGCCTATAACTGGGTTAAAGACAAAAACGACCGCCAGGTCATCGATGCCATGCTCGACATGGCGCCGGAAACCGTGATCAAAGAGGGACTTTCCAACCACAATGCCTGCTGCCCCGGCGCGGCGGCGGCCGCCATTGCCGCGGTTAAATCCCTGGGGGCCCAAAATGCCCGGTTCGTCGGGTACAGCTCAAGCTATGAGCACAGCCCGGGGGATACGTTTGTCGGATACGGGGGGGTGCTGTTTTATTAA